In the Microbispora sp. ZYX-F-249 genome, one interval contains:
- a CDS encoding cellulose binding domain-containing protein: MPVKGLRPVAAILGAGLALAASAAPAVGAADTTPPSAPGTLFHCPLPAAPGSGLGIGVSLCWGAATDDVGVTGYDVQIKQDGVFTTARTTTGIGSIISDLTLGQSYTFRVVARDAAGNAGPASNQVTATANYLSGMPPSSPPPSPSPLDRTPPTRPEGLGPYSVFVNGAAGLTWTKSSDDVAVSGYDVYAWIDGAFSRVPARVSAQADDKVLAIVGDLTPGRDYLFYVVAKDAAGNLSAPSDLVRQRAMVEPPVASPSPGTGTTDTTPPGTPTGLSAGGGLPVPGGIFLSWNTVSDDSGVPPRYDLFRRTDHGYAYEGENATPRDIVTGLEGGKSYTFQVVARDAAGNLSNPSAPYTAVAQPEEEEPALSCDVSYTAHTWPGGFLANVQITNTGTTAVDGWKLAFSFPLTTQRLDYGFSAVWKQTGSEVTAENAAWNKTIKPGQSLYIGFNGIQTAGNPTPAAFTLNGTTCS, encoded by the coding sequence ATGCCCGTCAAGGGTCTCCGTCCGGTCGCAGCGATCCTGGGCGCCGGCCTCGCGCTCGCCGCCTCCGCCGCGCCCGCCGTGGGAGCCGCGGACACCACCCCGCCCAGCGCTCCGGGAACGCTGTTCCACTGCCCGCTGCCCGCCGCGCCCGGATCGGGCCTCGGCATCGGCGTGTCGCTGTGCTGGGGCGCCGCGACCGACGACGTCGGAGTGACCGGCTACGACGTTCAGATCAAGCAGGACGGCGTCTTCACCACCGCGCGCACCACGACCGGCATCGGATCCATCATCAGCGACCTCACCCTGGGGCAGTCGTACACGTTCCGGGTCGTCGCCAGGGACGCGGCGGGGAACGCCGGCCCGGCGTCCAACCAGGTGACGGCGACTGCGAACTATCTCAGCGGCATGCCGCCGTCCAGCCCCCCGCCCAGCCCGTCCCCGCTCGACCGGACCCCGCCGACCCGTCCGGAGGGACTGGGGCCGTACAGCGTCTTCGTGAACGGCGCCGCGGGCCTGACCTGGACGAAGTCCAGCGACGACGTCGCGGTCTCCGGCTACGACGTGTACGCGTGGATCGACGGCGCCTTCAGCCGGGTACCGGCCCGGGTCTCCGCGCAGGCCGACGACAAGGTCCTCGCGATCGTGGGCGACCTCACTCCGGGGCGCGACTACCTGTTCTACGTCGTGGCGAAGGACGCCGCGGGCAACCTCAGCGCGCCGTCCGACCTGGTCCGCCAGCGGGCCATGGTCGAACCGCCCGTCGCCAGCCCCAGCCCCGGGACCGGCACCACCGACACCACTCCGCCCGGCACACCGACCGGTCTGAGCGCCGGCGGCGGCCTGCCCGTACCCGGCGGGATCTTCCTGTCCTGGAACACCGTCTCCGACGACAGCGGCGTCCCACCCCGCTACGACCTGTTCCGGCGGACCGACCACGGCTACGCCTACGAGGGCGAGAACGCCACCCCCCGCGACATCGTCACCGGCCTCGAAGGCGGTAAGTCGTACACCTTCCAGGTCGTCGCCCGCGACGCGGCCGGGAACCTGAGCAACCCCTCGGCGCCGTACACCGCCGTCGCCCAGCCCGAGGAGGAGGAGCCCGCGCTCTCCTGCGACGTCTCCTACACCGCCCATACCTGGCCCGGCGGCTTCCTCGCCAACGTGCAGATCACCAACACCGGCACGACCGCCGTCGACGGGTGGAAGCTGGCCTTCTCCTTCCCGCTCACCACTCAGCGACTCGACTACGGCTTCTCGGCCGTGTGGAAGCAGACAGGCAGCGAGGTCACCGCCGAGAACGCCGCGTGGAACAAGACCATCAAGCCCGGTCAGTCGCTGTACATCGGCTTCAACGGCATCCAGACGGCCGGCAACCCCACCCCTGCCGCCTTCACCCTCAACGGCACCACCTGCTCGTGA
- a CDS encoding cellulose binding domain-containing protein, whose amino-acid sequence MHVLGLRTAAALLGAGLALAAAAVPASAATADTTPPTAPPWISVCPPPVPTPLSTPTFPTPKASPSSLLPSPKTTPTFPTPKASPSSLLPSPKTTPTFPTPKATPKATPTTTLTADPELPKASVPLCWGRSNDDVGVTGYDVQMKQDGAFVTIQSTTFTGVSVSPLVPGQSYTFRVIAKDAAGNASPPSAEYTAVARVYTGTQSPSPSPTPPSPDRTAPTRPEGVEPSNVYINGAAGLTWTKSTDDVAVSGYDVYAWIDGAFTRVDARFSPSGDKVIGVVEGLTPGRDYLFYVVAKDAAGNLSAPSDLVRQRAMVEPPVASPSPGTDTTDTTPPGTPTGLTIVGGISVPDGIALAWNTVSDNSGVPPRYDLFRRTDHGYAYEGENATPRDIVTGLEGGHSYTFQVVARDAAGNLSNPSAPYAAVAQALPPTAYCDVSYVTQTWPGGFNASVKLTNTGTTDIDGWTLAFSFPLTTQQVASGFNAKWTQTGRDVTAENLLWNKTIKPGQSFYLGFNGRQTAGNPSPSAFTLNGRTCTTS is encoded by the coding sequence ATGCACGTCCTGGGTCTCCGCACGGCCGCCGCCCTGCTGGGCGCCGGCCTCGCGCTCGCCGCGGCTGCCGTACCGGCCTCCGCCGCCACGGCGGACACCACGCCGCCGACGGCCCCACCGTGGATCTCCGTCTGCCCGCCCCCGGTGCCCACGCCCCTGTCCACCCCCACCTTCCCCACCCCCAAGGCCAGCCCGAGCTCGCTGCTTCCCAGCCCCAAGACCACCCCCACCTTCCCCACCCCCAAAGCCAGCCCGAGCTCGCTGCTTCCCAGCCCCAAGACCACCCCCACCTTCCCCACTCCCAAAGCCACTCCCAAGGCCACTCCGACGACCACTCTCACGGCCGATCCCGAGTTGCCCAAGGCCTCCGTGCCGCTGTGCTGGGGCCGCTCCAATGACGACGTGGGCGTCACGGGCTACGACGTCCAGATGAAGCAGGACGGCGCGTTCGTCACGATCCAGAGCACCACCTTCACCGGCGTCTCGGTCTCGCCCCTCGTCCCGGGGCAGAGCTACACGTTCCGGGTCATCGCCAAGGACGCGGCCGGCAACGCGAGCCCGCCGTCGGCCGAGTACACCGCGGTCGCGCGGGTCTACACCGGAACGCAATCGCCCAGCCCTTCGCCGACGCCGCCGTCACCCGACCGGACCGCGCCCACCCGTCCCGAGGGGGTGGAGCCGTCCAACGTCTACATCAACGGCGCCGCCGGTCTGACCTGGACGAAGTCCACCGACGACGTCGCGGTCTCCGGCTACGACGTGTACGCGTGGATCGACGGCGCCTTCACCCGCGTGGACGCCCGCTTCTCCCCGTCGGGTGACAAGGTCATCGGGGTGGTCGAAGGTCTCACCCCCGGGCGCGACTACCTGTTCTACGTCGTGGCCAAGGACGCCGCGGGCAACCTCAGCGCACCCTCCGACCTGGTCAGGCAGCGGGCCATGGTCGAACCGCCCGTCGCCAGCCCCAGCCCCGGGACCGACACCACCGACACCACTCCTCCCGGCACGCCGACCGGCCTGACCATCGTGGGCGGCATCTCCGTGCCCGACGGGATCGCGTTGGCGTGGAACACGGTCAGCGACAACAGCGGCGTCCCACCCCGCTACGACCTGTTCCGGCGGACCGACCACGGCTACGCGTACGAGGGCGAGAACGCCACCCCCCGCGACATCGTCACCGGCCTCGAAGGCGGTCACTCGTACACCTTCCAGGTCGTCGCCCGCGACGCGGCCGGGAACCTGAGCAACCCCTCGGCCCCCTACGCGGCCGTCGCGCAGGCCTTGCCCCCGACCGCCTACTGCGACGTCTCCTACGTCACGCAGACCTGGCCCGGCGGCTTCAACGCCAGCGTGAAACTGACCAACACCGGCACCACCGACATCGACGGATGGACGCTGGCCTTCTCCTTCCCGCTCACCACCCAGCAGGTCGCCTCCGGCTTCAACGCCAAGTGGACGCAGACCGGCAGGGACGTCACCGCCGAAAACCTCCTGTGGAACAAGACCATCAAGCCCGGCCAGTCGTTCTATCTCGGCTTCAACGGCAGGCAGACGGCCGGCAACCCCTCCCCCTCGGCCTTCACCCTCAACGGCCGAACCTGCACGACGTCCTGA
- a CDS encoding ribonuclease HII: protein MTDALPGLDPAESAPAAPPRRAAGYEIEDELRAAGAIHIAGVDEVGRGAWAGPVVVCAAVTAFGPPPELPGRGERTVRLTDSKLLGPAQREAFAAILPGWLTCHAYGESGPEEIDEAGMTEALRRAACRALEALPLRPDVVLLDGAHDFLGRPWRVRCEIKADQRSVSVAAASVLAKVHRDRLMAEIGEEHPAYGFAANAGYPSPVHQRALGETGPTPHHRLSWSYLDDLPQWRHLRKHRDPLAGSGQMTLL, encoded by the coding sequence ATGACCGACGCCTTGCCCGGGCTTGATCCCGCCGAGTCCGCGCCCGCCGCTCCGCCTCGGCGGGCGGCCGGATACGAGATCGAGGACGAGCTGCGTGCCGCGGGGGCGATCCACATCGCGGGCGTGGACGAGGTCGGCCGCGGCGCATGGGCGGGCCCGGTGGTGGTCTGCGCCGCCGTCACCGCCTTCGGCCCGCCGCCCGAGCTACCGGGGCGCGGGGAGCGCACGGTCCGGCTCACCGACTCCAAGTTGCTCGGCCCGGCTCAGCGTGAGGCGTTCGCCGCGATCCTGCCCGGCTGGCTCACCTGTCACGCGTACGGCGAGTCGGGCCCGGAGGAGATCGACGAGGCCGGCATGACCGAGGCGCTGCGCCGGGCCGCATGCCGGGCGCTGGAGGCCCTGCCGCTGCGGCCCGACGTGGTGCTACTCGACGGCGCGCACGACTTCCTCGGCCGGCCGTGGCGGGTCCGATGCGAGATCAAGGCCGACCAGCGCTCGGTGTCGGTGGCCGCCGCCTCGGTGCTGGCCAAGGTCCACCGCGACCGGCTGATGGCGGAGATCGGCGAGGAGCATCCGGCGTACGGCTTCGCCGCCAACGCGGGCTATCCGTCCCCGGTCCACCAGCGGGCGCTGGGGGAGACGGGCCCGACTCCCCACCACCGCCTGTCGTGGTCCTACCTCGACGACCTCCCCCAGTGGCGGCACCTGCGCAAGCACCGCGACCCCCTCGCGGGCTCCGGCCAGATGACCCTCCTCTGA
- the panD gene encoding aspartate 1-decarboxylase → MFRTLMKSKIHRATVTQADLHYVGSVTIDADLMAEADLVEGEKVDIVDIDNGNRLSTYVIEGPAGSGVIGINGAAARLISVGDLVIIIAYALVAEEEVKALKPRVVFVDRDNRPIHVGDDPAAVPDGMGLTPGDLAPPALP, encoded by the coding sequence ATGTTCCGCACGCTGATGAAGTCGAAGATCCACCGCGCCACCGTCACGCAGGCCGATCTCCACTATGTCGGCTCGGTGACGATCGACGCGGACCTGATGGCCGAGGCCGACCTCGTCGAGGGTGAGAAGGTCGACATCGTCGACATCGACAACGGCAACCGCCTGTCCACCTACGTCATCGAGGGCCCGGCGGGCTCCGGCGTCATCGGCATCAACGGCGCCGCCGCCCGCCTCATCTCGGTCGGCGACCTCGTGATCATCATCGCGTACGCGCTGGTCGCCGAGGAGGAGGTCAAGGCGCTGAAGCCGCGCGTCGTCTTCGTCGACCGGGACAACAGGCCGATCCACGTGGGCGACGACCCCGCCGCCGTCCCCGACGGCATGGGCCTGACCCCCGGCGACCTCGCCCCGCCCGCCCTTCCTTGA
- a CDS encoding sarcosine oxidase subunit gamma: protein MAERRSPAAAFAARFEAASAGGGLRLAEIPFLTQIDLRVEPKSPAAERIGTAIGVPLPLEPGTAVHGGDLTVLWLGPDEWLLLGPDGAAPGLVERLTEAAAGEHVSVVDVSAQRTTLVVAGERARDVLAHGCALDLHPRVFGPGRCAQTTLARAGVVLVAGEDGFRVLVRSSFAAYVAEWLLDASAEYVTPPAGEAATA, encoded by the coding sequence ATGGCTGAACGCAGGAGTCCGGCCGCGGCGTTCGCGGCGAGGTTCGAGGCGGCGAGCGCGGGCGGCGGCCTGCGCCTGGCCGAGATTCCCTTCCTGACCCAGATCGACCTCCGGGTGGAGCCCAAGAGCCCGGCGGCCGAGCGGATCGGGACGGCGATCGGCGTGCCGCTGCCGCTGGAGCCGGGCACGGCCGTGCACGGCGGCGACCTGACCGTGCTGTGGCTGGGGCCGGACGAGTGGCTGCTGCTGGGCCCGGACGGCGCCGCCCCTGGGCTGGTGGAGCGGCTCACCGAGGCGGCGGCCGGCGAGCACGTGTCGGTCGTCGACGTGTCGGCGCAGCGCACCACCCTGGTGGTCGCCGGCGAGCGGGCGCGGGACGTGCTGGCCCACGGCTGCGCCCTGGACCTGCATCCCCGGGTGTTCGGCCCGGGCCGGTGCGCCCAGACCACGCTGGCCAGGGCGGGCGTCGTCCTGGTCGCGGGTGAGGACGGCTTCCGGGTGCTGGTCCGCTCGTCCTTCGCCGCGTACGTCGCGGAGTGGCTGCTCGACGCGTCCGCCGAGTACGTCACGCCCCCGGCGGGGGAGGCCGCCACGGCCTGA
- a CDS encoding 2Fe-2S iron-sulfur cluster-binding protein yields the protein MSERSERTGGAAAQPFRREGAAGRTLRFRFDGRQYEGLEGDTLASALLANGVRAVASSIKLGRPRGVYAAGCEEPNALVQIEEPFPEPMLQATTVELYDGLVATGLPGQGRLADRPDPARYDAVHAHCDVLVVGAGPAGIAAAGVAARAGARVILADERPEPGGSLLGTTETLDGRPGREWAAGEVAALAALPEVRVLRRTTVLGHYDDNYLVAVERRTNHLGAAAPAEMARERVWRIRAERVVLATGGHERFVAFAGNDLPGVMLAGAARTYANRHRVLPGRRAVVFTTNDSAYAAALDLAGAGVEIAAIADVRQAPGEAWAARCAERGIEVLTGHVVTAAKGEDEVSAVEVAPRDGGDAREIPADLLLVSGGWTPVVHLFSQSGGTLRYDEGLGAFTPGESRQAVEAAGFARGVTTLRGCLEDGAEAGRRALAAAGFAMPVETAVPFAEEEPAAAPAEHLWLVEAAGDDADYSAHFVDLQRDVTVAEVLRAVGAGLGSVEHVKRYTTAGTAHDQGKTSGLLTSGVLAHALGVDVAELGTTTFRAPYTPVSFAALAGRDRGPLHDPVRVTALHEWHVARGALFENVGQWKRPWYYPRPGEDMEAAVLRECRAAREDVAAMDASTLGKIDVVGPDAAVFLDRLYTNMMSTLKAGSIRYGVMCRADGMVFDDGTVIRLADDRFLVTTTTGNAAAVLDWMEEWLQTEWPDLRVHCTSVTEQWATVALVGPRSREVLARLAPGLAVDNDSFPFMTWRDAEVAGIDARVCRISFSGELAYEINVSSWSGLALWEAVMASGEVTPYGTETMHVLRAEKGFPIVGQDTDGTVTPQDLGMAWVVSKKKADFIGKRSFARADTSRPDRKHLVGLLPEDPAVLLPEGAHLVETSSLPEPPVPTLGFVTSSYRSAALGRTFALALVSGGRERTGERLYAPVGADLVPVTVTSHVLYDPEGARRDG from the coding sequence ATGAGCGAGCGTAGCGAGCGAACCGGCGGGGCCGCCGCACAACCGTTCCGTCGCGAGGGGGCGGCGGGCAGGACGCTGCGCTTCCGGTTCGACGGCAGGCAGTACGAGGGCCTGGAGGGCGACACGCTGGCCTCGGCGCTGCTGGCCAACGGCGTGCGCGCGGTGGCGAGCAGCATCAAGCTCGGCCGCCCGCGCGGCGTCTACGCCGCGGGCTGCGAGGAGCCGAACGCCCTCGTCCAGATCGAGGAGCCCTTCCCCGAGCCCATGCTCCAGGCGACGACCGTCGAGCTGTACGACGGCCTGGTCGCCACGGGCCTGCCGGGACAGGGCAGGCTGGCCGACCGTCCCGATCCGGCGCGCTACGACGCCGTGCACGCCCACTGCGACGTGCTCGTCGTGGGGGCCGGACCGGCGGGCATCGCCGCCGCGGGCGTGGCCGCGCGGGCCGGCGCCCGGGTGATCCTGGCCGACGAGCGGCCCGAGCCGGGCGGCAGCCTGCTCGGTACGACGGAGACGCTGGACGGCAGGCCGGGCCGCGAGTGGGCGGCAGGGGAGGTCGCCGCGCTGGCCGCCCTGCCGGAGGTGCGCGTGCTGCGCCGCACCACGGTGCTGGGTCACTACGACGACAACTACCTCGTCGCGGTGGAGCGCCGGACGAACCACCTGGGCGCCGCGGCTCCCGCCGAGATGGCGCGCGAGCGCGTCTGGCGCATCCGGGCCGAGCGGGTGGTGCTGGCGACCGGGGGCCACGAGCGGTTCGTGGCCTTCGCCGGGAACGACCTGCCCGGTGTGATGCTGGCCGGCGCGGCCCGCACGTACGCGAACCGGCATCGGGTCCTGCCCGGGCGCCGGGCGGTGGTGTTCACCACCAACGACAGCGCGTACGCCGCGGCGCTCGACCTCGCCGGCGCCGGGGTGGAGATCGCCGCGATCGCCGACGTACGGCAGGCCCCCGGCGAGGCGTGGGCGGCGCGCTGCGCCGAGCGCGGGATCGAGGTCCTGACCGGCCACGTGGTCACCGCCGCCAAGGGCGAGGACGAGGTGTCCGCGGTCGAGGTCGCCCCACGAGACGGCGGCGACGCCCGGGAGATCCCCGCCGACCTGCTGCTCGTGTCCGGCGGCTGGACGCCGGTGGTGCACCTGTTCAGCCAGTCGGGCGGCACGCTGCGCTACGACGAAGGGCTGGGCGCGTTCACGCCCGGCGAGTCGCGTCAGGCGGTCGAGGCCGCCGGCTTCGCCCGGGGCGTGACGACGTTGCGCGGCTGCCTGGAGGACGGCGCCGAGGCGGGCCGCCGCGCGCTGGCCGCCGCCGGCTTCGCCATGCCGGTCGAGACCGCTGTGCCGTTCGCCGAGGAGGAGCCTGCCGCCGCGCCCGCCGAGCACCTGTGGCTCGTCGAGGCCGCAGGAGACGACGCTGATTACAGTGCGCACTTCGTGGACCTGCAGCGGGACGTCACGGTGGCGGAGGTGCTGCGCGCGGTCGGCGCGGGCCTCGGCTCGGTCGAGCACGTCAAGCGCTACACCACGGCGGGCACGGCGCACGACCAGGGCAAGACGTCCGGGCTGCTGACCAGCGGCGTGCTGGCGCACGCCCTCGGCGTCGACGTCGCCGAGCTCGGGACCACGACGTTCCGCGCGCCGTACACGCCGGTGTCGTTCGCCGCGCTGGCGGGCCGGGACCGGGGGCCGCTGCACGACCCGGTCCGCGTCACCGCGCTGCACGAGTGGCACGTGGCGCGCGGGGCGCTGTTCGAGAACGTCGGCCAGTGGAAGCGGCCCTGGTACTACCCCCGGCCGGGTGAGGACATGGAGGCCGCCGTACTGCGCGAGTGCCGGGCGGCGCGCGAGGACGTGGCGGCGATGGACGCCTCCACGCTCGGGAAGATCGACGTGGTCGGTCCCGACGCGGCCGTGTTCCTCGACCGGCTCTACACGAACATGATGAGCACGCTCAAGGCCGGGTCCATCCGCTACGGCGTGATGTGCCGCGCCGACGGCATGGTCTTCGACGACGGCACCGTCATCCGCCTGGCGGACGACCGCTTCCTCGTCACCACGACCACCGGCAACGCGGCGGCGGTGCTCGACTGGATGGAGGAGTGGCTGCAGACCGAGTGGCCGGACCTGCGGGTGCACTGCACCTCGGTCACCGAGCAGTGGGCGACCGTGGCGCTCGTCGGGCCGCGCTCCCGCGAGGTGCTGGCGCGGCTCGCCCCGGGTCTCGCGGTGGACAACGACAGCTTCCCGTTCATGACGTGGCGCGACGCCGAGGTCGCCGGGATCGACGCGCGGGTCTGCCGGATCAGCTTCTCCGGCGAGCTGGCCTACGAGATCAACGTGTCCTCCTGGTCCGGGCTCGCCCTGTGGGAGGCGGTCATGGCGTCCGGCGAGGTCACGCCGTACGGGACCGAGACCATGCACGTCCTGCGCGCCGAGAAGGGGTTCCCCATCGTCGGGCAGGACACCGACGGCACGGTCACCCCGCAGGACCTCGGCATGGCGTGGGTCGTCTCGAAGAAGAAGGCCGACTTCATCGGGAAGCGGTCCTTCGCCCGGGCCGACACCTCCAGACCCGACCGCAAGCACCTGGTCGGCCTGCTGCCCGAGGACCCCGCCGTGCTGCTGCCCGAGGGCGCCCACCTCGTGGAGACGTCGTCGCTGCCCGAGCCTCCGGTGCCGACGCTCGGCTTCGTCACCTCCAGCTACCGCAGCGCCGCGCTCGGCCGTACGTTCGCGCTCGCGCTGGTGAGCGGCGGGCGCGAGCGGACCGGCGAACGGCTGTACGCGCCGGTCGGCGCGGATTTGGTGCCCGTCACCGTGACCTCCCACGTCCTGTACGACCCGGAAGGAGCGCGCCGCGATGGCTGA
- a CDS encoding sarcosine oxidase subunit delta, which produces MLLIPCPWCGPRDEAEFHYGGQAHVAYPEDPAALSDEEWARYLFFRDNPKGLFAERWSHTAGCRRWFNAVRDTATNEIHAVYRVGEPRPVIA; this is translated from the coding sequence ATGCTGCTGATTCCCTGCCCGTGGTGCGGGCCGCGGGACGAGGCCGAGTTCCACTACGGGGGGCAGGCCCACGTCGCCTATCCGGAGGACCCGGCCGCCCTGTCCGACGAGGAGTGGGCCCGCTACCTGTTCTTCCGCGACAACCCCAAGGGCCTGTTCGCGGAGCGGTGGAGCCACACCGCAGGGTGCCGCCGCTGGTTCAACGCCGTACGGGACACCGCCACCAACGAGATCCACGCCGTCTACCGCGTGGGCGAGCCGCGGCCGGTGATCGCATGA
- a CDS encoding sarcosine oxidase subunit beta family protein → MSPEPQGRRTPGADLPDHPDRLWRSAEPKRAYDVVIVGGGGHGLATAYYLAKNHGITNVAVLERGWLAGGNMARNTTIIRSNYLWDESAGIYEHALKLWEGLEEDLGYPLLFSQRGVLNLAHSLQDVRDSVRRVNANRLNGVDAEWLTPEQVKEVCPIVDISPDVRYPVLGGTYQPRAGIAKHDYVAWGFAKAAADLGVDMIEHCEVTGLDVRDGRVTGVRTTRGPIAAGKVALAAAGHSSVVAGYAGVSLPLQSHPLQALVSELLEPVHPTVVMSNAVHVYVSQAHKGELVMGAGIDAANSYRQRGAFHIIERQMSAALELFPVFARAHVLRTWGGVVDVTPDASPIVGLTPVEDLYVNCGWGTGGFKATPGVGWCYAHTVATGEPHPLNAPFSLERFTTGKLVDEHGAAAVAH, encoded by the coding sequence ATGAGCCCCGAACCTCAAGGGCGCAGGACGCCGGGCGCGGACCTGCCCGACCACCCCGACCGGCTGTGGCGCTCGGCCGAGCCCAAGCGCGCGTACGACGTGGTGATCGTCGGCGGTGGCGGCCACGGCCTGGCCACGGCGTACTACCTGGCCAAGAACCACGGCATCACGAACGTCGCGGTGCTGGAGCGCGGCTGGCTCGCGGGCGGCAACATGGCCCGCAACACCACCATCATCCGCTCCAACTACCTGTGGGACGAGAGCGCGGGCATCTACGAGCACGCGCTGAAGCTGTGGGAGGGGCTGGAGGAGGACCTCGGCTACCCGCTGCTGTTCAGCCAGCGCGGCGTGCTCAACCTCGCGCACAGCCTGCAGGACGTGCGCGACAGCGTGCGCCGGGTCAACGCCAACCGGCTCAACGGCGTGGACGCCGAGTGGCTGACGCCGGAGCAGGTCAAGGAGGTCTGCCCGATCGTGGACATCTCCCCGGACGTGCGCTACCCCGTGCTCGGCGGCACCTACCAGCCGCGGGCCGGCATCGCCAAGCACGACTACGTGGCGTGGGGCTTCGCGAAGGCGGCGGCCGACCTCGGGGTCGACATGATCGAGCACTGCGAGGTGACCGGCCTCGACGTGCGCGACGGCCGGGTGACCGGCGTCCGGACCACCCGCGGCCCGATCGCGGCAGGGAAGGTCGCGCTCGCCGCCGCCGGGCACTCCTCGGTCGTCGCCGGATACGCGGGGGTGTCGCTGCCGCTGCAGAGCCACCCGCTGCAGGCGCTGGTGTCGGAACTGCTGGAGCCGGTGCACCCCACCGTCGTCATGTCGAACGCGGTCCACGTCTACGTGAGCCAGGCGCACAAGGGCGAGCTGGTCATGGGGGCGGGCATCGACGCGGCCAACTCCTACCGCCAGCGCGGCGCGTTCCACATCATCGAGCGGCAGATGTCGGCCGCGCTGGAGCTGTTCCCGGTCTTCGCCCGGGCGCACGTGCTGCGGACCTGGGGCGGCGTCGTGGACGTGACCCCCGACGCCTCACCGATCGTCGGGCTCACCCCCGTCGAGGACCTGTACGTCAACTGCGGCTGGGGCACCGGCGGGTTCAAGGCCACCCCGGGCGTCGGCTGGTGCTACGCCCACACGGTCGCCACCGGCGAGCCGCACCCGCTCAACGCCCCCTTCTCGCTCGAGCGGTTCACCACAGGAAAGCTCGTCGACGAGCACGGCGCCGCCGCCGTCGCGCACTGA
- the glyA gene encoding serine hydroxymethyltransferase, with the protein MDAPLAEADPEVAAAIGEETRRQRSTLEMIASENFAPVSVMQAQGSVLTNKYAEGYPGRRYYGGCEHVDVIERLAIERVKALFGAEAANVQPHSGAQANAAAMSALLEPGDTILGLDLAHGGHLTHGMRINFSGRLYNVVAYHVRESDSLVDMDEVERLAREHRPKLIIAGWSAYPRHLDFAAFRRIADEVGAYLMVDMAHFAGLVAAGLHPSPVPHAHVVTTTTHKTLGGPRGGVVLSTEDLAKKINSSVFPGQQGGPLEHVIAAKAVAFKIAAGEWFRDRQRRTLEGARVLADRLLAPDAAEAGVRVLSGGTDVHLVLVDLRESELDGRQAEDRLHAAGITVNRNAVPFDPRPPMVTSGLRIGTPALATRGFARPEFEEVSDVIARVLRPEADLAALRARVEALAAKHPLYSGLNGEAR; encoded by the coding sequence ATGGACGCGCCGCTCGCCGAGGCCGACCCGGAGGTGGCGGCGGCGATCGGCGAGGAGACCCGCCGCCAGCGGTCCACCCTGGAGATGATCGCGTCGGAGAACTTCGCGCCCGTCTCGGTGATGCAGGCGCAGGGCTCGGTGCTCACCAACAAGTACGCCGAGGGCTACCCGGGCAGGCGCTACTACGGCGGCTGCGAGCACGTCGACGTGATCGAGCGGCTGGCGATCGAGCGGGTGAAGGCGCTGTTCGGCGCCGAGGCCGCCAACGTGCAGCCCCACTCGGGGGCGCAGGCCAACGCGGCGGCGATGTCGGCGCTGCTGGAGCCGGGCGACACGATCCTCGGCCTCGACCTCGCGCACGGCGGCCACCTCACCCACGGCATGCGGATCAACTTCTCCGGCCGGCTCTACAACGTCGTGGCCTACCACGTGCGCGAGAGCGACAGCCTCGTGGACATGGACGAGGTCGAGCGGCTCGCCCGCGAGCACCGGCCCAAGCTGATCATCGCGGGCTGGTCGGCCTATCCCCGGCACCTCGACTTCGCCGCGTTCCGGCGGATCGCCGACGAGGTCGGGGCGTACCTGATGGTGGACATGGCGCACTTCGCCGGGCTGGTCGCGGCGGGGCTGCACCCGTCGCCCGTCCCGCACGCGCACGTCGTCACCACGACCACGCACAAGACGCTCGGCGGGCCCAGGGGCGGGGTCGTCCTGTCCACCGAGGACCTGGCCAAGAAGATCAACTCGTCGGTGTTCCCGGGGCAGCAGGGCGGCCCGCTGGAGCACGTCATCGCGGCCAAGGCGGTCGCGTTCAAGATCGCGGCGGGGGAGTGGTTCCGCGACCGGCAGCGCCGCACGCTGGAGGGCGCCAGGGTCCTCGCCGACCGGCTGCTCGCCCCCGACGCCGCCGAGGCCGGCGTACGCGTGCTGTCCGGCGGGACGGACGTCCATCTGGTGCTGGTCGACCTGCGTGAATCCGAACTGGACGGCCGGCAGGCCGAGGACCGGCTCCACGCGGCCGGGATCACGGTCAACCGCAACGCGGTGCCGTTCGACCCCCGGCCCCCGATGGTCACCTCGGGACTGCGGATCGGCACCCCGGCGCTCGCCACCCGGGGCTTCGCCCGCCCCGAGTTCGAGGAGGTCTCCGACGTGATCGCAAGGGTGCTCCGGCCCGAAGCCGACCTGGCCGCGCTGCGCGCCCGGGTCGAGGCCCTCGCCGCCAAGCACCCGCTCTACTCCGGCCTGAACGGGGAGGCCCGATGA